ACGTGGCCCTGGGCCGAAACGAGGCGGGCCGCCTGCGGGTGGCCAAAGGGATCGTCGCCATCGGCCAGTTCGGGGTGGGCCTCATCACCGTGGCCCAGTTTGGGGTGGGCCTCATCTTCGGCCTGGGGCAGTTCATCCTGGGTCTCACCGCCCTGGCCCAGGTGGCGGTGAGCGTCCTTGCGGCGGTGGGCCAGGTGGCCGTGGGCTATGTGGCGGTGGGGCAGGTGGCCGTGGGCTACTTTGCCCTGGCCCAGGTGGGCTGGGCCCAGCATTTATGGAGCGTCGGCCACCG
The window above is part of the Desulfobaccales bacterium genome. Proteins encoded here:
- a CDS encoding zinc ribbon domain-containing protein, which codes for MSLTPCRECGREISTEAISCPHCGAPVSPRAARLFWRWPWGFEWRTQWEVAGWPLVHVALGRNEAGRLRVAKGIVAIGQFGVGLITVAQFGVGLIFGLGQFILGLTALAQVAVSVLAAVGQVAVGYVAVGQVAVGYFALAQVGWAQHLWSVGHRDPAAVAFFTGLWEALKARLPGGW